In a single window of the Porites lutea chromosome 14, jaPorLute2.1, whole genome shotgun sequence genome:
- the LOC140924052 gene encoding cannabinoid receptor 2-like, translated as MFHGSSTTRLNTSTPHLDVCSFYRNVRDGDVAPQDILVLVGAINALLSVVAVTGNTLILTVIWKNSSLRSPSYILLVGLAATDFATGLITQPLYVAYIFAGHNCTVVAAADVASHYFSIVTAETITMMSVERWLHMSRRSLITARRAYVIYGILLFLPVAYLPLHLWSLSMQPSGDFWEPLLHGGLSVILFSTTLLSYYKVFGIIRNQLRRVQAGQTSQSSPMATIKYKKSVYTIFFILLVFLLCYLPHGIIIFAHSLWTMSAVTFNVVWHFTATLVLISSSINPLLYYWRIREIRLGVKRLMRGIIC; from the coding sequence ATGTTTCACGGCTCTTCAACGACTAGGCTCAATACATCAACTCCACATTTGGATGTTTGTAGTTTTTATCGCAATGTCCGTGATGGGGACGTCGCTCCGCAAGATATCCTAGTTTTGGTGGGCGCCATCAACGCCCTTCTATCCGTTGTAGCTGTTACGGGAAACACGTTAATTTTAACGGTAATATGGAAGAACTCATCGCTTCGAAGTCCTTCGTATATTCTATTAGTTGGGCTGGCAGCCACGGACTTTGCTACTGGTCTGATCACGCAGCCGTTATACGTTGCTTACATTTTTGCGGGACATAATTGCACTGTAGTCGCAGCCGCCGATGTTGCCAGTCACTATTTTTCCATTGTAACTGCCGAGACGATCACGATGATGTCTGTAGAAAGATGGTTGCACATGAGTCGTCGATCGCTAATAACTGCAAGGCGCGCCTATGTAATTTACGGAATACTCCTATTCCTTCCAGTTGCCTACTTGCCTCTCCACCTGTGGTCACTCTCGATGCAGCCGTCCGGAGATTTCTGGGAACCTCTTCTCCACGGAGGtttaagtgttattttattttcgaCAACATTGTTATCCTATTATAAAGTATTTGGAATAATTCGAAATCAACTAAGACGCGTTCAAGCGGGCCAGACAAGCCAAAGCTCTCCGATGGCCACTATTAAATACAAGAAATCAgtttacacaatttttttcatattattaGTTTTCTTGCTTTGCTATTTGCCGCatggaattattatttttgcccaCTCTTTGTGGACAATGTCAGCAGTGACCTTTAATGTGGTTTGGCATTTCACAGCTACTCTCGTTTTGATATCTTCGTCAATAAATCCTCTTCTTTACTATTGGAGAATAAGAGAAATTCGACTTGGAGTTAAACGATTAATGAGAGGAATTATTTGCTAA